Proteins from a single region of Microbacterium galbinum:
- the ftsX gene encoding permease-like cell division protein FtsX translates to MRIGLILTEALLGLRRNISMVISVVLVTFVSLTFVGAAILMQSQIGVMRGYWSERAQVAVYMCSAVSESDTCVDGAASEEQVASVRAQLEGDALAPLISSMTFDTKEDTYAKLVEQVGEEQASVITPDQAFEVFFVTMKDPGQSQVLSEAFSGQTGVEQVKDQLQYLEPLFSALTVATYVAVGIAVLMLIAATLLIATTIRLSAYARRKEIGIMRLVGASNRFIQTPFVLEGVFAALLGSALASAAILAGVHFGVNGYLRGRVPFITTWIGMQDAAWVVPVLIGIGVVLAALSAGFAIRRWLRT, encoded by the coding sequence ATGAGAATCGGACTGATCCTCACCGAGGCCCTGCTGGGCCTGCGCCGGAACATCTCGATGGTGATCTCGGTCGTGCTCGTGACGTTCGTCTCGCTCACCTTCGTGGGCGCGGCGATCCTGATGCAGTCGCAGATCGGCGTCATGCGCGGCTACTGGAGCGAACGCGCCCAGGTCGCCGTGTACATGTGCTCGGCCGTGTCGGAGTCCGACACCTGCGTAGACGGGGCTGCGAGCGAAGAGCAGGTCGCCTCGGTGCGCGCCCAGCTCGAGGGCGACGCGCTCGCGCCGCTCATCAGCTCGATGACCTTCGACACGAAGGAAGACACCTACGCCAAGCTCGTCGAGCAGGTGGGCGAGGAGCAGGCGAGCGTGATCACCCCGGACCAGGCGTTCGAGGTCTTCTTCGTGACGATGAAGGATCCGGGGCAGTCCCAGGTGCTCTCCGAAGCCTTCAGCGGTCAGACCGGCGTCGAGCAGGTCAAGGATCAGCTGCAATATCTCGAACCGCTGTTCTCGGCGCTCACGGTCGCCACGTACGTGGCTGTCGGGATCGCCGTGCTCATGCTCATCGCTGCGACGCTGCTCATCGCCACGACCATCCGATTGTCGGCCTACGCGCGGCGCAAGGAGATCGGGATCATGCGCCTGGTGGGCGCGTCGAACCGCTTCATCCAGACGCCGTTCGTGCTCGAAGGCGTCTTCGCCGCCCTGCTGGGATCGGCGCTCGCGAGTGCGGCGATCCTCGCGGGCGTGCACTTCGGTGTGAACGGCTACCTGCGGGGACGCGTGCCCTTCATCACGACCTGGATCGGAATGCAGGATGCCGCGTGGGTCGTGCCGGTGCTGATCGGCATCGGCGTCGTGCTCGCCGCACTCTCGGCGGGCTTCGCGATCCGGCGCTGGTTGCGCACCTGA
- a CDS encoding DUF2510 domain-containing protein produces MTTPAGWYDDGSGRQRWWDGEQWTEHFAPEATAPEASAPETTTVSEQPTAQVAEEPLPVVPTEAEVDATIAVAEENEPSAHADAAAEAPASDVDPEAPAYVAPEAPAYVAPEAPAYVAPEAPAYVAPEAPAYAAPAYAAPGYPTTAPGGAPAYGVAPTGAYPGSAPYGGAPGGYTPYPGSPAAEPRPISVLGLVGLGLAVLGTILVCFLLTAVFGWILLFAGLVVSIVSLFLKGKKWPGITGIGVSVLGGIVGGIMAIVFFTFGIAQIAIDSAESYSPPPVPSIGTDGGEDSGEIVEGTMGSPVTVNQYSGESEVTITAASWGTSNGSSFEAENGGYLSVELTWEAISGDTSVNPLYFTVIDADGNEGTYDYFGDATLESAQLAPGETAQGTLSFDVAQSDSYTIVITDELMQDVAEVTVEASAR; encoded by the coding sequence ATGACGACACCTGCAGGCTGGTACGACGACGGTTCCGGGCGTCAGCGCTGGTGGGACGGCGAGCAGTGGACCGAGCACTTCGCTCCCGAGGCGACGGCTCCCGAAGCGAGCGCTCCCGAGACGACCACCGTCTCCGAGCAGCCGACCGCGCAGGTCGCCGAGGAGCCGCTCCCCGTCGTCCCGACCGAGGCCGAGGTGGACGCGACCATCGCGGTCGCCGAAGAGAACGAGCCGTCGGCACATGCAGATGCCGCAGCCGAGGCGCCGGCATCCGACGTAGACCCCGAAGCACCCGCATACGTCGCCCCCGAAGCCCCGGCCTACGTCGCCCCCGAAGCCCCGGCCTACGTGGCTCCCGAGGCGCCCGCGTACGTCGCTCCCGAGGCACCCGCTTACGCAGCGCCGGCCTACGCAGCACCCGGCTATCCGACCACCGCCCCCGGAGGCGCTCCGGCCTACGGCGTCGCTCCGACGGGCGCATACCCCGGCAGCGCTCCCTACGGCGGCGCCCCCGGCGGGTACACCCCGTACCCCGGATCCCCCGCCGCCGAGCCCCGCCCGATCTCGGTGCTCGGCCTGGTCGGACTCGGTCTCGCCGTGCTGGGAACGATCCTCGTCTGCTTCCTGCTGACCGCGGTCTTCGGCTGGATCCTCCTCTTCGCCGGACTCGTGGTCTCGATCGTGTCGCTCTTCCTCAAGGGCAAGAAGTGGCCGGGAATCACGGGAATCGGAGTGTCCGTCCTCGGCGGCATCGTCGGCGGCATCATGGCGATCGTGTTCTTCACGTTCGGCATCGCCCAGATCGCCATCGACAGCGCGGAGTCGTACTCGCCCCCGCCCGTGCCCTCGATCGGCACCGACGGCGGAGAGGACTCCGGCGAGATCGTGGAGGGCACGATGGGCTCTCCCGTCACGGTGAACCAGTACTCGGGCGAGAGCGAGGTCACCATCACCGCCGCGTCCTGGGGCACCTCCAACGGCTCCAGCTTCGAGGCCGAGAACGGCGGATATCTCTCGGTCGAGCTCACGTGGGAGGCCATCAGCGGCGACACCTCCGTCAACCCGCTCTACTTCACGGTGATCGATGCCGACGGCAACGAGGGCACCTACGACTACTTCGGCGACGCCACTCTCGAGTCCGCCCAGCTTGCCCCGGGCGAGACCGCGCAGGGCACGCTGTCGTTCGATGTCGCGCAGAGCGACTCCTACACGATCGTCATCACCGACGAACTGATGCAGGATGTCGCGGAAGTGACCGTCGAGGCCAGCGCCCGCTGA
- a CDS encoding septum formation family protein: MSTPAGWYDDGSGQKRWWDGSGWTAHVAASAAPALVSPEPAPFVPPYTPPLAPPVPTAPPGASPIVAPQHPSAPAYPSAPQYPSAATYPQYPSAPQYSPSPQFSPYPSAPGMPAPYDGYALPGASPAPFPAVGLAGLIAAALGTIVACIPQIPLIGWLLLGAGFVLSLVSLFLHARKWAGIAGLAVAVLGALLAAVLSFVLVGSFSASGSADDVPGGEVIYASDLEVGDCLPEELDGEEFFEVTIVPCDGPHIDEIYYEFDLPDGEFPGEDALTEAAIRECEPQFEEFAGIAYEESELNYWWLTPTETSWAGGDRTMQCLIYDYDGSTVTGTLEGAAR, translated from the coding sequence GTGTCGACTCCCGCAGGCTGGTACGACGACGGATCCGGGCAGAAGCGCTGGTGGGACGGATCGGGATGGACGGCGCACGTCGCCGCCTCCGCCGCCCCCGCGCTCGTGTCTCCTGAGCCCGCACCGTTCGTACCGCCGTACACGCCGCCCCTCGCCCCGCCGGTGCCCACCGCACCGCCGGGGGCATCGCCGATCGTCGCGCCGCAGCACCCCTCGGCACCTGCATATCCGTCGGCGCCGCAGTACCCCTCTGCAGCGACCTACCCGCAGTATCCATCCGCACCGCAGTACTCGCCCTCTCCGCAGTTCTCGCCGTATCCGTCCGCCCCGGGGATGCCGGCGCCGTACGACGGCTACGCACTCCCCGGTGCCTCTCCCGCGCCGTTCCCGGCCGTCGGGCTCGCCGGCCTCATCGCCGCGGCACTCGGAACGATCGTGGCCTGCATCCCGCAGATCCCGCTCATCGGATGGCTGCTCCTCGGCGCGGGATTCGTCCTGTCGCTCGTGTCTCTGTTCCTCCACGCCCGCAAGTGGGCGGGAATCGCCGGGCTGGCGGTCGCCGTGCTCGGGGCGCTTCTCGCGGCCGTGCTCTCGTTCGTCCTCGTGGGTTCGTTCTCCGCGTCAGGGAGCGCGGACGACGTTCCCGGCGGCGAGGTGATCTACGCCAGCGACCTGGAGGTGGGCGACTGCCTCCCCGAGGAGCTGGACGGCGAAGAGTTCTTCGAGGTGACGATCGTGCCGTGCGACGGTCCGCACATCGACGAGATCTACTACGAGTTCGATCTACCGGACGGAGAGTTCCCCGGCGAGGACGCACTCACGGAGGCGGCGATCCGCGAGTGCGAGCCGCAGTTCGAGGAGTTCGCCGGCATCGCCTATGAGGAATCCGAGCTGAACTACTGGTGGCTCACGCCGACGGAGACATCATGGGCTGGCGGAGACCGCACGATGCAGTGCCTGATCTACGACTACGACGGCAGCACCGTGACCGGAACTCTCGAGGGCGCCGCCCGCTGA
- the hisB gene encoding imidazoleglycerol-phosphate dehydratase HisB translates to MSTPTPAPRTARRVRSTSESTVELELNLDGTGASRIDTSVPFFDHMLTAFAKHSLTDLTVRASGDTHIDAHHTVEDISIVLGQAIGEALGDKAGISRYGDALVPLDEALAQAVVDISGRPYLVHEGEPAGFEQHLIGGHFTGSLVRHTFEAIAFNAALTVHVRVLGGRDPHHIAEAEYKAFARAFRQAKALDPLVDGIPSTKGAL, encoded by the coding sequence ATGAGCACCCCCACCCCGGCCCCGCGCACCGCGCGCCGCGTGCGCAGCACGTCGGAGTCCACCGTCGAGCTCGAGCTGAACCTCGATGGCACCGGCGCCAGCCGCATCGACACCTCCGTTCCGTTCTTCGACCACATGCTCACGGCTTTCGCCAAGCACTCGCTCACCGATCTGACGGTGCGGGCTTCGGGCGACACCCACATCGATGCGCACCACACCGTCGAGGACATCTCGATCGTGCTCGGCCAGGCGATCGGTGAGGCGCTCGGCGACAAGGCGGGAATCTCGCGCTACGGCGATGCGCTCGTGCCGCTCGACGAGGCGCTCGCCCAGGCCGTCGTCGACATCTCCGGCCGTCCGTACCTCGTGCACGAGGGCGAGCCCGCGGGCTTCGAGCAGCACCTCATCGGCGGCCACTTCACGGGCTCGCTCGTCCGGCACACCTTCGAGGCGATCGCCTTCAACGCGGCGCTCACCGTTCACGTGCGCGTGCTGGGTGGTCGCGACCCGCACCACATCGCCGAAGCGGAGTACAAGGCCTTCGCGCGCGCTTTCCGGCAGGCCAAGGCGCTCGACCCGCTGGTCGACGGCATCCCGTCGACCAAGGGCGCGCTGTGA
- a CDS encoding LysM peptidoglycan-binding domain-containing protein produces MSSITFSTAAVRPVRPATRLRLTARGRRVLLALAALPLAVGIAFAALSGGSALATGEGAGTVTFETVTVMPGDTLWSIAAEVSPESDPREVIGEITRLNMLQGGVLQIGQELSIPAEYAS; encoded by the coding sequence ATGAGCAGCATCACCTTCAGCACCGCAGCCGTCCGTCCGGTCCGCCCGGCGACGCGTCTCCGGCTGACGGCGCGCGGTCGTCGTGTGCTGCTTGCTCTGGCTGCGCTTCCTCTCGCAGTCGGCATCGCCTTCGCCGCGCTCAGCGGCGGCAGCGCGCTGGCGACCGGCGAGGGGGCGGGCACGGTGACGTTCGAGACGGTCACCGTGATGCCCGGCGACACGCTGTGGTCGATCGCGGCCGAGGTCTCGCCCGAGTCCGACCCGCGAGAGGTGATCGGCGAGATCACTCGTCTCAACATGCTGCAGGGCGGCGTGCTGCAGATCGGCCAGGAGCTGTCGATCCCTGCGGAGTACGCGAGCTGA
- a CDS encoding histidinol-phosphate transaminase, translating to MTSSLDDLPLRDDLRGLTPYGAPQAPLPIALNVNENTHPVPDAVASDILDDIAVALRDVNRYPDREFTALREGFAQYLGHGLDASQIWAGNGSNEVLQHILQAFAGPGRTVFGFAPTYSMYPLLAQGTGARWVAGERQPDYTITPEEAVAQIEQVDPDVVLLCSPNNPTGTPLGLDVIEAVYAAARGVVVVDEAYQEFAPHDAPSALTLLEGRPRLAVSRTMSKAFAFAGARVGYLAADPAFIDALRLVRLPYHLSALTQAAAVAALRNSDVMLGMVEEIVAQRDRITATLEALGYTPHESWSNFVLFGGVSDPKVTWQRLYEQGVLVRDVGIPGHLRVTAGTEAETTAFLDALASIESAS from the coding sequence GTGACTTCTTCGCTCGATGATCTCCCTCTCCGCGACGATCTCCGAGGGCTCACCCCGTATGGGGCACCTCAGGCGCCGCTCCCTATCGCTCTGAACGTCAACGAGAACACGCATCCCGTACCGGATGCCGTGGCGAGCGACATCCTCGACGACATCGCGGTCGCGCTCCGCGACGTGAATCGCTACCCCGACCGCGAGTTCACGGCTCTCCGTGAGGGCTTCGCGCAGTACCTCGGTCACGGCCTCGATGCCTCGCAGATCTGGGCGGGCAACGGCTCGAACGAGGTGCTCCAGCACATCCTCCAGGCTTTCGCCGGCCCGGGGCGGACGGTCTTCGGCTTCGCGCCGACGTACTCGATGTACCCCTTGCTGGCGCAGGGGACGGGCGCGCGCTGGGTGGCGGGGGAGCGCCAACCCGACTATACGATCACCCCGGAAGAGGCGGTCGCTCAGATCGAGCAGGTCGATCCCGACGTGGTGCTCCTGTGCTCGCCGAACAATCCGACGGGGACGCCGCTCGGACTCGACGTCATAGAGGCCGTCTATGCCGCCGCGCGCGGTGTGGTCGTGGTCGACGAGGCCTATCAGGAGTTCGCTCCGCACGACGCACCCTCGGCGCTCACGCTGCTGGAGGGACGCCCGCGGCTCGCGGTGTCGCGCACGATGAGCAAGGCCTTCGCCTTCGCCGGAGCGCGGGTGGGATACCTGGCCGCCGATCCCGCGTTCATCGACGCCCTGCGTCTCGTGCGATTGCCGTACCACCTGAGCGCGCTCACCCAGGCGGCGGCGGTCGCCGCGCTGCGCAACTCCGACGTCATGCTGGGCATGGTCGAGGAGATCGTCGCGCAGCGCGATCGCATCACAGCGACGCTCGAGGCGCTCGGATACACGCCTCACGAGTCCTGGTCCAACTTCGTGCTGTTCGGCGGCGTCTCCGATCCGAAGGTCACGTGGCAGCGTCTCTACGAGCAGGGCGTGCTCGTCCGAGACGTCGGGATCCCCGGCCACCTGCGCGTCACCGCGGGCACCGAGGCCGAGACCACGGCGTTCCTCGATGCGCTGGCCTCGATAGAATCGGCCTCATGA
- the lexA gene encoding transcriptional repressor LexA, with product MSEITAPDPEAPRTRRRKSLSPKQMAILEVIQASIAQQGYPPSMREIGDAVGLKSLSSVTHQLGQLELSGYLRRDPGKTRAMEVLIDLPGTSTENPADVATPVGDAALVPLVGRIAAGVPITADQHVEEIFPLPRQLVGKGDLFMLKVSGESMIDAAICDGDWVVVRSQHTAENGEIVAAMLDGEATVKTFRRRDGHTWLLPRNSAFEPILGDEAVVLGKVVAVLRAV from the coding sequence ATGAGCGAGATCACCGCCCCCGATCCCGAGGCACCGCGCACACGCCGTCGGAAGAGTCTGAGCCCCAAGCAGATGGCCATTCTCGAGGTGATCCAGGCGTCGATCGCCCAGCAGGGGTATCCGCCGAGCATGCGCGAGATCGGCGACGCCGTCGGGCTCAAGTCGCTCTCGAGCGTGACCCACCAACTCGGCCAGCTCGAGCTCAGCGGCTACCTGCGTCGCGATCCCGGCAAGACGCGTGCGATGGAGGTCCTGATCGATCTCCCCGGCACGAGCACCGAGAACCCCGCCGATGTCGCCACTCCCGTGGGCGACGCTGCTCTGGTGCCCCTCGTCGGTCGCATCGCCGCCGGCGTCCCGATCACGGCCGACCAGCACGTCGAGGAGATCTTCCCCCTGCCGCGACAGCTCGTCGGAAAGGGCGACCTGTTCATGCTCAAGGTCTCGGGCGAGTCCATGATCGACGCGGCGATCTGCGACGGCGACTGGGTCGTCGTCCGCTCCCAGCACACGGCCGAGAACGGCGAGATCGTGGCGGCGATGCTCGACGGTGAGGCGACGGTCAAGACCTTCCGGCGCCGCGACGGCCACACCTGGCTGCTTCCGCGCAACTCGGCGTTCGAACCGATCCTCGGCGACGAAGCCGTCGTCCTCGGAAAGGTCGTCGCCGTCCTCCGCGCGGTCTGA
- the smpB gene encoding SsrA-binding protein SmpB → MPRERGEKVIATNRRARHDYNIEKSYEAGMVLTGTEVKSLRQGRANLSDGYAFVKGNEVFLDSVHIPEYSQGHWTNHSAKRIRKLLLHREEIVKIAHAVSAGGYTLIPLKLYFSDGRAKVEIALAKGKREYDKRQTLRERQDTREAERAMRLRNRVGE, encoded by the coding sequence ATGCCCAGGGAACGCGGGGAGAAGGTCATCGCGACCAATCGTCGCGCACGTCACGACTACAACATCGAGAAGTCGTACGAGGCGGGGATGGTGCTCACCGGCACCGAAGTCAAGTCACTGCGCCAGGGGCGTGCGAACCTCTCTGACGGTTACGCGTTCGTCAAGGGCAACGAGGTCTTCCTCGACTCCGTGCACATCCCCGAGTACTCGCAGGGGCACTGGACGAACCATTCGGCCAAGCGCATCCGCAAGCTGCTGCTGCACCGCGAGGAGATCGTGAAGATCGCCCACGCGGTCTCCGCGGGCGGTTACACGCTGATCCCGCTCAAGCTGTACTTCTCCGACGGTCGCGCCAAGGTCGAGATCGCACTCGCCAAGGGAAAGCGCGAGTACGACAAACGCCAGACGCTCCGAGAGCGTCAGGACACGCGCGAAGCGGAACGCGCGATGCGACTGCGCAACCGCGTCGGCGAATAG
- a CDS encoding S9 family peptidase, whose protein sequence is MSSPYGSWSSPFTPASVAAASPRLDGARFVGEEIWWAESVPAEGGRMTVRSSLGHEVLPAPWSARSRVHEYGGGAWTADADGTLFFVQADDQRVYRLGRGTEPVALTPLGPAHGGLRVQDSRLLAVREDLTSTEHRRAIVEIPTDGSAAESPSAVIVHTESGAFYAHPSLSPDGTRLAWVEWSGERMPWDEAHLRLRDLRSGETGSVSTRAALQPEWISENELLFADDRDGRWAVHRVTVDGIAPTAAPAPLTSADADTGYGLWVLGNRWFQPLDDGRLVAVRTNGRDEIVVLSGDGSERRVEVPCDGHVSIDDVVGSLVLLSGNGSGVTSGVWCADLDTGAVVAVRGGEAVDPAWMPPPLALTFDGRHGPVHAYAYPPANPGAAASADELPPYLVLVHGGPTAHVTGATSAALAFYTSRGIGVLDVNYGGSTGYGRAYRERLDRQWGIVDVDDVIAAGHGLAAAGLADPTRIAIRGGSAGGWTVLSALVRGGAFAAGISRYGVSDLRMLVADSHDFEKHYIDGLVGPLPASEELYIERSPLTHADRIDVPVLLLQGADDIVVPPSQSEAIRDALTRRGVDHEYVLYPGEGHGFRRAETVVDALERELAFLGRAFGFTPSP, encoded by the coding sequence ATGTCGTCACCGTACGGTTCCTGGTCCTCGCCCTTCACCCCGGCATCCGTCGCCGCGGCCTCCCCGCGCCTCGACGGAGCACGATTCGTCGGCGAGGAGATCTGGTGGGCGGAGTCCGTGCCCGCAGAGGGCGGTCGCATGACGGTGCGCTCATCGCTCGGACATGAGGTGCTCCCGGCCCCCTGGAGCGCTCGATCGCGCGTGCACGAGTACGGCGGTGGAGCATGGACGGCGGACGCCGATGGCACCCTCTTCTTCGTCCAGGCCGACGATCAGCGCGTCTACCGGCTCGGTCGCGGCACGGAGCCTGTCGCTCTCACTCCCCTGGGCCCCGCCCACGGCGGGCTGCGCGTGCAGGACAGCCGCCTTCTCGCCGTCCGCGAGGACCTGACCTCGACCGAGCACCGTCGGGCGATCGTCGAGATCCCGACCGACGGGTCTGCCGCGGAGTCCCCGTCCGCCGTCATCGTGCACACCGAGAGCGGCGCCTTCTACGCCCATCCCTCCCTCTCCCCCGACGGCACGAGACTGGCCTGGGTCGAATGGTCGGGCGAGCGGATGCCGTGGGACGAAGCGCACCTGCGTCTGCGTGACCTGCGCTCCGGCGAGACGGGCTCGGTGTCCACGCGTGCGGCCCTGCAGCCGGAGTGGATATCCGAGAACGAACTCCTCTTCGCGGACGACCGCGACGGGCGCTGGGCCGTGCACCGTGTCACCGTCGACGGGATCGCGCCCACGGCCGCGCCGGCCCCTCTCACCTCCGCCGACGCCGACACCGGCTACGGACTGTGGGTGCTCGGCAATCGCTGGTTCCAGCCTCTCGATGACGGGCGCCTCGTGGCCGTGCGCACGAACGGCCGCGACGAGATCGTCGTCCTCTCCGGCGACGGTTCCGAGCGACGCGTCGAGGTGCCGTGCGACGGGCACGTGAGCATCGATGACGTCGTCGGCTCGCTCGTCCTGCTCTCGGGGAACGGATCGGGCGTCACCTCCGGGGTGTGGTGCGCCGATCTCGACACGGGTGCCGTCGTCGCGGTCCGCGGAGGCGAGGCCGTCGATCCCGCGTGGATGCCGCCGCCCCTCGCTCTCACCTTCGACGGCCGTCACGGCCCGGTGCACGCCTACGCGTATCCGCCCGCGAACCCGGGTGCTGCGGCATCTGCCGACGAACTCCCGCCGTACCTCGTGCTGGTGCACGGCGGCCCGACCGCTCACGTGACCGGGGCGACCTCGGCGGCGCTCGCGTTCTACACGAGCCGCGGGATCGGGGTGCTCGACGTGAACTACGGCGGGTCGACCGGCTATGGACGCGCCTATCGCGAGCGGCTCGACCGCCAGTGGGGCATCGTCGACGTCGACGACGTCATCGCTGCGGGGCACGGCCTCGCGGCGGCGGGCCTCGCGGACCCGACGCGCATCGCGATCCGCGGAGGCTCGGCCGGTGGTTGGACGGTCCTCTCCGCGCTCGTGCGCGGGGGCGCGTTCGCGGCGGGCATCTCGCGCTACGGCGTCTCCGACCTGAGGATGCTCGTCGCCGACTCCCACGACTTCGAGAAGCACTACATCGACGGCCTCGTCGGTCCGCTCCCGGCATCCGAGGAGCTGTACATCGAACGCTCGCCCCTGACGCACGCCGACCGGATCGACGTTCCGGTGCTCCTGCTCCAGGGAGCCGATGACATCGTGGTGCCTCCGTCGCAGTCCGAGGCGATCCGCGATGCGCTCACCCGACGGGGCGTCGATCACGAGTACGTGCTCTACCCCGGGGAGGGGCACGGCTTCCGGCGCGCGGAGACGGTCGTCGATGCCCTCGAACGCGAACTCGCGTTCCTCGGTCGGGCCTTCGGCTTCACGCCGTCGCCGTGA
- the hisH gene encoding imidazole glycerol phosphate synthase subunit HisH has product MTRTPRVAVFDYESGNVHSAVKALVAAGADAVLTRDRTEALEADGLLVPGVGAFAAVRDALRAHGGDDIIDRRLAGGRPVMGICVGMQVLFERGVERGQNTEGLGEWPGAVTELNASVLPHMGWNTVSPGPDSILFDGIEDERFYFVHSYAAQTWELDVIPPFPQPVLTWTTYGDPFLAAVENGPLTATQFHPEKSGDAGIRLLRNWTRSL; this is encoded by the coding sequence GTGACCCGCACGCCCCGGGTCGCCGTCTTCGACTACGAGTCCGGCAACGTGCACTCCGCGGTGAAGGCGCTGGTCGCCGCCGGAGCGGACGCCGTCCTCACTCGCGATCGCACCGAGGCGCTCGAAGCCGATGGACTGCTCGTGCCGGGCGTCGGCGCGTTCGCCGCGGTCCGTGACGCCCTGCGGGCGCACGGCGGAGACGACATCATCGATCGTCGGCTCGCGGGTGGACGCCCGGTCATGGGAATCTGCGTCGGGATGCAGGTGCTCTTCGAACGCGGTGTCGAACGCGGGCAGAACACCGAGGGATTGGGGGAGTGGCCGGGAGCGGTCACCGAGCTCAACGCCTCGGTCCTCCCGCACATGGGGTGGAACACGGTATCCCCGGGGCCCGACAGCATCCTGTTCGACGGCATCGAGGACGAACGCTTCTACTTCGTGCACTCGTACGCGGCTCAGACCTGGGAACTCGACGTCATCCCGCCGTTCCCGCAGCCCGTTCTCACCTGGACGACCTACGGTGATCCGTTCCTGGCCGCGGTCGAGAACGGCCCGCTTACCGCGACGCAGTTCCACCCGGAGAAGTCGGGGGACGCGGGCATCCGTCTCCTGCGCAACTGGACCCGGAGCCTCTGA
- the ftsE gene encoding cell division ATP-binding protein FtsE, with protein MIRFENVTKRYRGTSKPALSGVDFEVQRGEFVFLVGASGSGKSSCLRLILREDVPTTGRVAVMGRDLRSLANRKVPYFRRHIGSVFQDFRLLPSKTVYQNVAFTLQVTGSSRGFIQQAVPEALALVGLDGKQKRMPHELSGGEQQRVAIARALVNRPQVLLADEPTGNLDPATSVDIMQLLARINAGGTTVLMATHEAGFVDQMKRRVIELRDGVMVRDEVHGGYGDTSNIPRLVPEEVRGAAAAAALTAVQEVQRQTSDLSIVRAALTEELSAQRKAAASAPTPASPAPVPTPTAAAAAPAPGQVPAAAPAEPAADEAARAEADAAPTSPSTGPRTHPIVLPEVDVAELGVADRLGLSSGDDEEVGPTS; from the coding sequence ATGATTCGGTTCGAGAACGTCACGAAACGCTACCGCGGGACGTCCAAGCCCGCCCTCTCCGGAGTCGACTTCGAGGTGCAGCGCGGGGAGTTCGTCTTCCTCGTGGGTGCCTCGGGTTCCGGGAAGTCGTCCTGCCTGCGGCTCATCCTGCGCGAGGACGTGCCCACCACGGGCCGCGTCGCGGTGATGGGGCGCGACCTCCGTTCGCTCGCGAACCGCAAGGTGCCGTACTTCCGACGCCACATCGGCTCGGTGTTCCAGGACTTCCGCCTGCTTCCGTCGAAGACGGTGTACCAGAACGTCGCCTTCACCCTCCAGGTGACCGGTTCGTCGCGGGGCTTCATCCAGCAGGCCGTTCCCGAGGCGTTGGCGCTGGTCGGTCTCGACGGCAAGCAGAAGCGCATGCCGCATGAGCTCTCGGGCGGTGAGCAGCAGCGCGTCGCGATCGCGCGCGCTCTCGTCAATCGCCCCCAGGTGCTGCTCGCCGATGAGCCGACGGGAAACCTCGACCCTGCCACCTCCGTGGACATCATGCAGCTCCTCGCACGTATCAACGCGGGCGGAACGACCGTGCTCATGGCCACGCACGAGGCCGGTTTCGTCGATCAGATGAAGCGCCGCGTGATCGAGCTCCGCGACGGCGTGATGGTGCGCGACGAGGTGCACGGCGGTTACGGCGACACCTCCAACATCCCGCGTCTCGTTCCCGAGGAGGTGCGCGGCGCCGCCGCCGCGGCTGCGCTCACGGCGGTGCAGGAGGTGCAGCGCCAGACGTCTGATCTGTCGATCGTACGGGCCGCACTGACCGAGGAGCTCAGCGCGCAGCGCAAGGCCGCGGCATCCGCTCCGACACCCGCCTCCCCGGCGCCCGTGCCGACTCCCACCGCCGCGGCAGCCGCTCCGGCTCCGGGCCAGGTCCCCGCCGCGGCTCCCGCGGAACCCGCCGCCGATGAGGCTGCGCGCGCCGAAGCCGACGCCGCGCCGACGTCTCCCTCCACCGGTCCGCGCACGCATCCGATCGTCCTTCCCGAGGTCGACGTCGCCGAGCTCGGCGTCGCCGACAGACTCGGCCTCTCCAGCGGCGACGACGAGGAAGTGGGTCCGACCTCATGA